The Streptomyces sp. NBC_01363 region CCAGGTCGCAGGGGGGTGTCTCGGCGTCCCGGGGGCCCAGACGGGGGACCGGGTAGCCGTGTGCGCCGAGGTAGGACATGACCATCCATTCGGGAGTGGCGTCCATGCCGTCGCGGTAATGGCGCAGGACCCACTTCTCGTCGAGTGCGTACACATCGGCGGATCGTCCGGCACCCAGTAGCTCGCCTATTCGCATGGGGCGAACCTACGGGGATCGCCGGCGGATGTGGATGTCCGCGGCCCGACTGCGGAGCAGGGAGCCCGTTGTCGCTGGTCAGGGGCCCCATAACGCGAAGTGAGGGGGCGAACGGGATCTCCTGGGGATGACGTGTGCGCGGCTACCTTGGCGGCAATTCCCCCGAAGTCAAGGAGAGTTCCGTGGAGAGATCCATGCTCCGCAGACGTGCCCCGGCCGCGTGTACCGCCACCGTGGCCGTCGGTGTGCTCGCGCTGGCAGGTCTGACCGGCAGCGCATCCGCCGATCCGGCTCCCCACCTCCGCACCCCCGCCGCCACGGGGACCGAGCAGCTCTCGCCCGGTCTGCTGGAGGCCATGCGACGCGACCTCGGACTGACCGCCGCCGAGGCGCGCGTCCGGCTCGGCCACGAGACCCGGGCGGCGGCCGTCGCCGCCGGGCTGAAGCGCTCCCTCGGCGCGGACTTCGCCGGTGCCCGGGTGAGCGGTGCCGACGCGGCCCTGACCGTGGCCACCACCGACGCCTCGGACGCCGCCCGGATCCGCGAGGCCGGTGCCAGGCCCGTCGTCGTCGAGCACAGTCAGGCCGAACTCTGCGCGGTCAAGGCCGCGTTGGACCGGGTGGCGCTGCGCGAGGCCCCCGAGGGCGTGCCCGTCTGGTATGTCGACGTGGCGAGCAACCGGGTCGTCGTGCAGGCCGCCCGCGCCTCCGCCGCCGATGCGTTCCTCGCCGATTCCGGGGTGGCGCCTGCCTGGGTGACGGTGCGTCACTCGGCGGAGGAGCCGCGTACGTTCACCGATCTGCGGGGCGGTGACGCGTACTACATGAACGGCTCGGGGCGCTGCTCCGTAGGCTTCCCGGTCAAGCGTGGCAGCAGTCAGTCCGGCTTCGTCAGCGCCGGTCACTGCGGAACTCCCGGGGTCGGCACCAGCGGCTACAACCAGCAGGCGCAGGGCTCGTTCCAGGGCTCCATCTTCCCCGGCCGCGACTACTCCTGGGTCGCCACCAACACCAACTGGACGCCGCGCGCCCTGGTGAACGGTTACGGCAACGGCGATGTGACGGTCACCGGATCCACCGAGGCCCTGGAGGGGGCGTCGGTCTGCCGCTCCGGCTCGACGACCGGCTGGCACTGCGGGACGGTGCAGCAGCGCAACACCAGCGTCACCTACCAGGAGGGCACCGTCTCCGGGGTCACCCGCACCGATGTGTGCGCCGAACCCGGTGACTCCGGCGGGTCGTTCATCTCCGGCAGCCAGGCGCAGGGCGTCACCTCCGGCGGCTCCGGCAACTGTTCCCAGGGCGGTACGACGTACTTCCAGCCGGTGAACCCGGCGCTCCAGGCGTACGGGCTCACCCTGGTCACCAACGGCGCCCCGACCGATCCGCCCACCGACCCGCCGACCGAGCCGGGCGGCAGCTGGGCGGCGGGCACGACGTACGCGGCGGGCGATGTCGTGACGTACGGCTCCGACAGCTACCGCTGCCTCCAGCCGCACCTGGCCCAGCCCGGCTGGACGCCGCCGAACGTGCCGGCCCTCTGGGAACGCGTCTGAGGGCTCTCCCGAAGTGAAACCGGCGGCTCCGGCCCGGCCGCCACCGGTTACCGCGCCCGCCCGGCTTCCGCTCCGGCCTCCCGGCCGGGCGGCGCGCACCCCGGTCCCTGCTCCCTGATCCGTGCTCTGTGTCATGCACGTGCCCTTCCCCCATCCGAGGAATCAGCCATGACCCCAGAACCGACCGAAGGCTCCGGCGGCGACCGCCGGATCAGCCGCAAGACACTGCTCAAGGCCGCTCTCGTGGCCGGCACCGTCCCGCTGCTCGCGGGCGGAGGCGTCGCGCTGGCCCGCGATGCCGGGAGCGGCGGCTGGCCGCCGGCCCCCACGCCGAACTGCGACGACGGCGACGGCCCGACCCACGACCAGATCGAGGGGCCCTACTTCAAGCCCGACTCCCCGCTCCGTACGAGCCTGGTGACCGGCAGCACGCCCGGCGTCCGGCTGACCGTGAGCGGCTACGTCTTCGGGCGGGCCTGCAAACCCGTCCCCGGAGTGCTCCTGGACTTCTGGCAGGCCGACACCGACGGCGCGTACGACATGAGCGGATTCGCCTTCCGCGGGCACCAGTTCACCGATCAGTCGGGAGCCTTCGGCCTGACCACGATCGTGCCGGGGCTGTACCCGGGGCGTACGCGTCACATCCACGTCAAGGTCCAGGCGCCCGGCTCGGGCATCCTGACCACCCAGCTGTACTTCCCGGACGAGCCGCGCAACAACACCGACGCCCTCTTCGACCCCGCGCTCCTGATGAACGTCCGGGACGCCGGACCGGCGAAGGAGGGGACGTTCGACTTCGTCCTCGACCTCGCCCAGACCCCGACCGATCCGCCCACCGACCCGCCGACCGATCCGCCCGGCTCCACCTGGGCGGCCGGAACGCTCTACAGCGCGGGAGACCGCGTCACGTACGGCGGCGTCGCCTACCGCTGTCTGCAGGCGCACTCGGCCATGGCCGGCTGGGAACCGCCGAACGTCCCCGCGTTGTGGGAACGCGGGTAGACACGCAGCGGAGCGGGGCGCGCGCCGCGCCGGGTCCGGGCCGGGAACGCTTTCCGGCCCGGACCTCTCCACGTTCCCGGTCTCCCGGTCCCCGCCGGGGCGTTCCTGCCGAAGGCCGGGAGCCGGGCAGCGGAGTAGCCTGGATGCGTACGGCTCCGGGTGAGCCGCTCGGGTCGGCCTGCGCAGCGAAGGGGGCCGGTATCCCATGGACACATTGGTCATGGTCGTGGTCGTCCTCGCGATGATCGCGATGGCGGCGTTCGTCATTCATCTGCTCAACGCCCGGCACCGGCATCAGCATCTGCGTCCGGCGCACTACGACCACGGGCTGGCCGGGTTCGACGAGGGACCGGGCGCCGGTCCTGGCCGGGGCGCACGACCGGCTTCCGGGCCCGCTCCGGGGCCGGAGACGGGACCTACTTCGCGTCCGAATAACGCTCCACCACCGCCGTAGTGAACGGAAAACGCACCGGCGTCTCGCCGAAGACGGTCCGCCCGGCCAGCTCACCGGCCGCCCGGATCGCCTTCACCACGGCCTGCGCCTCCTCCTGAGGACAGTGCACGATCACCTCGTCGTGCTGGAAGAAGACCAGCTCGGCCCGGAGGCCGGCGGTGCGGAGCGACTGGCGCAGGGCGGCCAGGAGCAGCAGCGCCCAGTCGGCCGCGCTGCCCTGCACCACGAAGTTGCGCGTGAATCGGCCCCGCGCGCGGGCATTGGACGATGCGTAACCAGGGGTGAGATCGCCTTCGGCGGAGGGCGGTTCGGTGCTCTCCTGCGGGATGCCGGCCTCCTCGTCCGTCCCGCTCCCGGCCGCGGGGGGACTGGTCCGGCCGAGCCACGTCCGTACGAGACGTCCCTCCTCGCCCGCCTTCGCGGCATCGTCGACATAGGCCACGGCCAGCGGGAATCTCCGGCGCAGGGCGGCCAGGTTCTTCAGGCCGTCGCCCGAGGTCTGGCCGTAGACCGAGCCCAGCAGCGCGATCTTGGCGTGGTCCCGGTCGCCGTGGAACGCACGGTCCGACAGCGCCGTGTACAGATCGCCGTCATGGCCCGCCACCTCCATCAGACCGCGGTCGCGGGAGATCGCGGCGAGCACCCGGGGCTCCATCTGGTCGGCGTCCGCGACGACCAGGCGCCAGCCCTCGTCGGCGACGACCGCCTGCCGTATCACCTTGGGGATCTGCAGCGCCCCTCCGCCGTTGGTCGTCCAGCGGCCGCTGACCGTGCCGCCCGGCTGGTACTCCGGGCGGAAGCGGCCGTCGCGCACCCAGTCCTGCAGCCAGCTCCAGCCGTGTGCCGTCCAGATCCGGTACAGCTTCTTGTACTGGATGAGGGGTTCCACCGCCGGGTGGTCCAGCTCCTTCAGCTCCCAGCGGCGGGTGGACTTCACCTTGATGCCGGCCTGCGCGAAGGCCTTCACCACGTCGGCGGGGAGGTCGGGGCGGACCCGTCTGCCGAAGGCGGCCGACACCTCGTCGGCCAGCTCGGCCAGTCTGCGGGGCTCGCCGCCGCCCGCGTAACGCTCGCCGAGCAGATCGTGGAGGACGTCCCGGTGGACATCGGCGCGCCAGGGAAGGCCGGACCGGTTCATCTCGACGGCGACCAGCATGCCCGCCGACTCGGCGGCCGTGAGCAGGCGCATCCTGCCCGGGTGCTCGGTGGTGTCGTGACGGCGGAGCTGGTCGGCGTAGACCTGGAGCAGGTCGTCGAACGGCAGCTGCGCACCGGACCGGGGCTCGAAGAGCGAGGACTGGGAGCCGGGCTCCGCGGAGCGGGGCGGCGGATCGGGCGGCACGGGGGCGTTGCGCAGGCGGGCGTGGGCGGCGGCCGCGGAGCGGGGCTCGCCGAGGCGGCCCTCATGGGCGAGGAGGAGGGATTCGGCGACCTCGATGTCGTAGCAGCGGCTCACGGGGACGCCGGCCGCGAGCAGAGGGGGGTAGATCTCGGCGGTGGACCGCCAGACCCAGCGGGTGACGTCCGGGCGGGCGCGGACCGCCGCCACGAGGTCGGGTTCGGCCACGACCGGGGCGGCGGGCAGGCCGGTGGGGGCCAGCGGGGCGAGGAGGGCGCCGCCGGTCTCCGTCATGGCCAGAGCCCAACGTTCGGTCATGTCTTCGAGTCTGGCACCCGGCACTGACAACGGGGTGCGGCGCGCGGGAGAGGACGGTGACCGGGCGGTCCGACGGCCGTCCCCCGGCCCGCAGACGCTGGGGCACTGCTCTGCGGGCCGGGGGAGCGGGGGCGTCAGGAATGGGATCCGGAAGTCCAGGTGCCCAGGGAGATCTCGGCGGTGATGCCGGGGCCGAAGCCGGCCATCAGGCCACGCTGGCCGTCGAGAACCGATGCCTCGTCGAACATGCGGCCCAGGGCGTCGAGCACCACGGCGCTGGCTATGTTGCCGTACTCGGTGAGGGTGGCGCGGCTGAAGCGGAACGCCTCGGGCGGCACGTCCAGGAAGTGGCTCAGGTCGTCCAGGATGCGCGGGCCGCCCGCGTGGATGATGTAGAAGTCCATCTTGCCGGCGTTCCACTGGTTCTCCTCGGCGACCGCCTCCAGGGCCGGTGCGAGGGGCTCCATCGTGCCGGGCACCCGCTTGTCGAGCTGGAAGTGGAACCCGGTGGAGCGGACCGCGTACGAGATCCAGTCCTCGGTGGCCGGGATGACGTACGAGCCGTTGCGCTCCAGTCGTACTCCCGTCCCGCCGCGGCCCCGCAGCACGACGGCGGCTATGCCGTCGCCGAACAGACCGTTGGACAGCAGCGATCCCACACCCAGGTCGGTGGGTTGGTAGCACAGTGAGCAGAACTCGCAGGCCACGATCAGTACATTGGCGTCGGGGTAGGCCGTGCAGTAGTCGTGCGCCCGGTTGACGGCGGCGCCGCCCGCGGCGCAGCCGAGTTGCGCGATCGGCAGCTGCCGGGTCTCCGGCCGGAAGCCCATCTCGCCGATGAGCCACGCGGTCGGCGGCGGCATCATGAAGCCGGTGCAGGAGACATAGACGATCAAGTCGATCTGCTGCGGCTCCAGTTGGGCGTGGTCGAGCGCCTGGCGCACGACTGCCGGCACCCGGGCCTTGGTGTGCTCCTCGTAGGTGATGCTGCGGGCGTCGAAGCCCGGGTGCTGCAACACCTTGTCGATCGGCTGGATCAGATGTCGCTTCTGCACCCCGGTGTGTTCGATCAGCCGAAGGACCAGGTCGATCTGCGGATGGTCGCCGTGCAGCCGTTGAGCCAGCTCAAGGGTTTCCTCGTTGGTGATGACGTACTCGGGAACCGCGATGGCCGGCTTGCAGAGAACCGCCATGGAACTCCTCCTAGCGGACATGGTCCACGCGGCCGGGCCCGAAGGGTTCCGGGGCGTTCGCCTACCGGAGACGGCCACTGCGGCTCCGTACACGCGGCGTTGCGCGGACGTGGAGCGCTGGTGGATTCCGGCGCCGGGTCAGGTACCCCTGGAACGGGCGCGGACGGGCCGACCGTCGAAGACTGAGTTCTAGGGCGTGTTCGAGGAGTCCCGTCTGTCTCGCGGGGTCTGACACGCACGCTCGCCGCGTTGCCGAAATGCCCTGGTAGCTCCGCTACGAGGGCACCCCGGCGCCTTGCGATCGCACGCGCCGGACCCCGCGAGACCCGCCCTCAGGGCGGACGACGCTACTTCTCGAACACGCCCTAGCCGTTCGTGGGCGGAAGCGGATCCGCCACGGCTGGGGTGGCCGTCGGGATCACGTTACGGCAGGCGGATCGGGGCCGCATGTCGAGCGTGCGGCAGGGCCGTGCGGCAGGGCTTCGCGCCGGAACGCTGCGGGGCGCCCGGCGCCCCGGAGCGTTCCGGGTTGCCGCCGGCCGTGGGCCGGCGCGTCATCGATGACGGCCCGGCGTCGGCCACGGCCACGACGGGTGAGACACCCAGGACGGGCGAGTCACCCGCGCCCCCGGATCACCAGGTGACGGGCAGTTCGAGGGGATAGCGCCAGATCGACGTCTTGTTCCAGCGCACTTCCTCGGCCGGCGTCGCCAGCTTCAGGGCGGGGAAGCGCTTCAGCAGCGTTCCGATGGCGGTCTGGAGCTCCACGGCCGCGAGCGGGGCGCCGAGGCAGTGGTGCCCGCCCCATCCGAAGGTCATGTGGGACGGCCCCTCACGCTCCAGGTCCAGCTCGTCGGGACGGTCGAACTTCCGGCCGTCACGGTTGGCCGTCAGATAGGAGACATGCACGATGTCCCCCTCCCGGATCCGCACCCCGCTCAGCTCCACGTCCTCGGTGGCGACACGGGGGATGCCGACGCCCTTGCGGAAGGGGATGAAGCGCAGCAGCTCCTCCATGGCCTGCGGGAGCATCTCGGGGCGGTCGCGCACCATGGCGAGCTCGTCCGGCCTGGTGAGCAGCGTGTAGGCGATGTTCCCGATCTGGTACGTGGTGGTGTCCTGGCCGGTGATCAGCAGGACCATGGCCATGACGGTCAGTTCCCGGTCGTTGAGGATCTCGTCCCCGTCGCGAGCGGTGGCCAGCGCGCTGATCAGGTCGTCGCCCGGGTTCGCGCGCCGCTCGGCGGTCAACGTCTCGAAGTAGGCGCGGAGATCGGCCTTGGCGCGTACCGCGGCGTCCTTGTTCTCGACGGTGGTGTCCATCATGGTCCGGGCGTGGGCGCGCAGTTGTGCGCGGTCTGCCTCCGGAATGTCGAGGACCTCGCAGATGGTGGTCAGCGGCAGCGGGGCCGCCAGATGCTCGAACAGGTCGGCGGGGGCGCCGTGCTCCTCCATGCGGTCCAGCAGCTCGTCCACCACGTGCTGCGTGCGCACCTGCATGCGCTCCATGTGGCGGGGCGCGAAGCCCTTGGAGATCAGGCTGCGCAGGCGGCTGCTGCCCGGCGGGTCCATGACGTTGATCGCCTCGTCCTGGACGATCGGCTCGGGGGTCATGCGCGGGAAGTTCCGGCCGATGATGGCGCTGCGGCTGAAGCGCCGGTCGGTGGTCACCGTACGCACGTCGTCGTAGCCGGTGACGAGCCATGCCTCGCCGTCGCCGTGCGGGAGGCGGATGCGGGAGACGGGTTCTTCGGTCATCAAGTGCCTGAGCACCGGGTCGAATTCGAGGGCCTCGGCGTAGTCGAACGGGCAGTGCCGTGCGCCGGCGACTGGTTCCATGCGGAGCTCCAGATGGGGATCTGACGGGTGGGTCATGGAATGTGCGGGCTGGACGGTCCATGGGTGCCCGGTCGCCCGCGGGGCCACGCGCCGCTCGGGGCCGATTGGTCCATATGCAGAACGGATTCGGCGGCGCCGGTCGCTGGACCGGCGCAATGCGGTCCGGCGACCGGCGCGGACCTCGTGCCCCGTACGCCCGGTGCGGCCGGTCTCAGATGTTCGGTACGACGTCGGTGGCGTCCACCGCGGGGCGCAGCGCGCGGGCGAGCGCGACGCCGTCGCCCACCGCCCAGAAGTGGGTGAAGAACAGGCGGGGGTCCTCCGACAGATGGTGGTTGTGCAGCTCGACGAGCTTGATCCCGCCGCGCCGCAGGGCCCTCAGCACATGCGGGACCTCATCGGTGAGCATGGCGCAGTCGCCGCTGAGCGCGGCCCGGCCGCGGCCCAGCGGCTGGAAGTTGAACGCACTGCTCGACCCGAGGCCGGGAGGCAGGATCAGATGGCCGTCCGCGATGGTCTCGCGGCGGACGAAGACGACCTTGTAGAGCCCGTCCTCGATGGAGCCCTTGGCGCCGAGCGCCGCCTCCATCCCGGCGATGTCCAGGTCGACCGGGGCCGACGGCAGCGGCGGCACGGGCGGCGGGGTGCCGGTGCGGTCGAATCCCGCGCGCAGCCCGCGGGCCAGGGCCACCGCGTCGTGGCCGTGGCCGTGGACATGGGTCCACCAGATGTCCGGGGTCTGGGAGAGCAGGTGCTTGTGGAGCGCGGTCTGCTCGATCCCGTTCGCCTGCCATGTGTCGGTCACCCGCTGGAGCTCGTGCTCGGTGACCACCACGTCGCCCATGAGCATCGTGGAGCCGTCGGCGTAGCGGACGAAGGCCACATGCGTGCCCAGCGCGAGCCCCGGTGTGACGACGACGCCCTCGGAGACCACGTGGAGATCCCGCCGGGGAAAGCCCGTGTGGTAGGTCGTGCCGCGCAGCATGTTGCCGGGGCGGCCCAGCGCCTTCGCCACGTCCGCCCAGTCGTCCAGGCCGGTCGGCACCGGCTTGATCCGTTTTCCGTGCGCCGCCCCGGTCGTTCCGGTGGGCAGGGTGCGGGCCGCGGCGGGGCCCGCCGCGGTCAGTACCGGCGCGAGCGCGGCGGCGGCCAGTACGCGCCGCCGTGATGTGATCGCCCGTGCGTTCGTGTCCTGTTGTCGGTTCTCGGTCACCATGTGATCGCCTCCATGGCGAGATGAAACCATGCGAAATCCTGACAAAAGAATGAAAGCGGATACACCGTCAGCGGGTGGGGCCGGATGGACTAAACGCGCTGCCCGACCGGGTCCCGTACGGTCGCGCCG contains the following coding sequences:
- a CDS encoding carbohydrate-binding protein is translated as MLRRRAPAACTATVAVGVLALAGLTGSASADPAPHLRTPAATGTEQLSPGLLEAMRRDLGLTAAEARVRLGHETRAAAVAAGLKRSLGADFAGARVSGADAALTVATTDASDAARIREAGARPVVVEHSQAELCAVKAALDRVALREAPEGVPVWYVDVASNRVVVQAARASAADAFLADSGVAPAWVTVRHSAEEPRTFTDLRGGDAYYMNGSGRCSVGFPVKRGSSQSGFVSAGHCGTPGVGTSGYNQQAQGSFQGSIFPGRDYSWVATNTNWTPRALVNGYGNGDVTVTGSTEALEGASVCRSGSTTGWHCGTVQQRNTSVTYQEGTVSGVTRTDVCAEPGDSGGSFISGSQAQGVTSGGSGNCSQGGTTYFQPVNPALQAYGLTLVTNGAPTDPPTDPPTEPGGSWAAGTTYAAGDVVTYGSDSYRCLQPHLAQPGWTPPNVPALWERV
- a CDS encoding carbohydrate-binding protein, giving the protein MTPEPTEGSGGDRRISRKTLLKAALVAGTVPLLAGGGVALARDAGSGGWPPAPTPNCDDGDGPTHDQIEGPYFKPDSPLRTSLVTGSTPGVRLTVSGYVFGRACKPVPGVLLDFWQADTDGAYDMSGFAFRGHQFTDQSGAFGLTTIVPGLYPGRTRHIHVKVQAPGSGILTTQLYFPDEPRNNTDALFDPALLMNVRDAGPAKEGTFDFVLDLAQTPTDPPTDPPTDPPGSTWAAGTLYSAGDRVTYGGVAYRCLQAHSAMAGWEPPNVPALWERG
- a CDS encoding bifunctional 3'-5' exonuclease/DNA polymerase — translated: MTERWALAMTETGGALLAPLAPTGLPAAPVVAEPDLVAAVRARPDVTRWVWRSTAEIYPPLLAAGVPVSRCYDIEVAESLLLAHEGRLGEPRSAAAAHARLRNAPVPPDPPPRSAEPGSQSSLFEPRSGAQLPFDDLLQVYADQLRRHDTTEHPGRMRLLTAAESAGMLVAVEMNRSGLPWRADVHRDVLHDLLGERYAGGGEPRRLAELADEVSAAFGRRVRPDLPADVVKAFAQAGIKVKSTRRWELKELDHPAVEPLIQYKKLYRIWTAHGWSWLQDWVRDGRFRPEYQPGGTVSGRWTTNGGGALQIPKVIRQAVVADEGWRLVVADADQMEPRVLAAISRDRGLMEVAGHDGDLYTALSDRAFHGDRDHAKIALLGSVYGQTSGDGLKNLAALRRRFPLAVAYVDDAAKAGEEGRLVRTWLGRTSPPAAGSGTDEEAGIPQESTEPPSAEGDLTPGYASSNARARGRFTRNFVVQGSAADWALLLLAALRQSLRTAGLRAELVFFQHDEVIVHCPQEEAQAVVKAIRAAGELAGRTVFGETPVRFPFTTAVVERYSDAK
- a CDS encoding type III polyketide synthase yields the protein MAVLCKPAIAVPEYVITNEETLELAQRLHGDHPQIDLVLRLIEHTGVQKRHLIQPIDKVLQHPGFDARSITYEEHTKARVPAVVRQALDHAQLEPQQIDLIVYVSCTGFMMPPPTAWLIGEMGFRPETRQLPIAQLGCAAGGAAVNRAHDYCTAYPDANVLIVACEFCSLCYQPTDLGVGSLLSNGLFGDGIAAVVLRGRGGTGVRLERNGSYVIPATEDWISYAVRSTGFHFQLDKRVPGTMEPLAPALEAVAEENQWNAGKMDFYIIHAGGPRILDDLSHFLDVPPEAFRFSRATLTEYGNIASAVVLDALGRMFDEASVLDGQRGLMAGFGPGITAEISLGTWTSGSHS
- a CDS encoding cytochrome P450, translated to MEPVAGARHCPFDYAEALEFDPVLRHLMTEEPVSRIRLPHGDGEAWLVTGYDDVRTVTTDRRFSRSAIIGRNFPRMTPEPIVQDEAINVMDPPGSSRLRSLISKGFAPRHMERMQVRTQHVVDELLDRMEEHGAPADLFEHLAAPLPLTTICEVLDIPEADRAQLRAHARTMMDTTVENKDAAVRAKADLRAYFETLTAERRANPGDDLISALATARDGDEILNDRELTVMAMVLLITGQDTTTYQIGNIAYTLLTRPDELAMVRDRPEMLPQAMEELLRFIPFRKGVGIPRVATEDVELSGVRIREGDIVHVSYLTANRDGRKFDRPDELDLEREGPSHMTFGWGGHHCLGAPLAAVELQTAIGTLLKRFPALKLATPAEEVRWNKTSIWRYPLELPVTW
- a CDS encoding DUF1259 domain-containing protein, coding for MVTENRQQDTNARAITSRRRVLAAAALAPVLTAAGPAAARTLPTGTTGAAHGKRIKPVPTGLDDWADVAKALGRPGNMLRGTTYHTGFPRRDLHVVSEGVVVTPGLALGTHVAFVRYADGSTMLMGDVVVTEHELQRVTDTWQANGIEQTALHKHLLSQTPDIWWTHVHGHGHDAVALARGLRAGFDRTGTPPPVPPLPSAPVDLDIAGMEAALGAKGSIEDGLYKVVFVRRETIADGHLILPPGLGSSSAFNFQPLGRGRAALSGDCAMLTDEVPHVLRALRRGGIKLVELHNHHLSEDPRLFFTHFWAVGDGVALARALRPAVDATDVVPNI